A single window of Selenomonas sputigena DNA harbors:
- a CDS encoding M48 family metallopeptidase — MGNPVISLALAGIPVELERKSIKNIYLRVVPPAGTVRLSAPKRATLEELARFVAKHMAWIEEKQAKIAAKPLPSARRFLSGERFFVWGEPLWLTVKFGRGCNIVLRDGSRLILSLKAQEAESSPAEREALLNEWYRRELARAVPPLLARAETIVGKSAAEWRIKNMKTKWGTCNIRARRIWLNLQLAKYPSACLEYVIIHELTHLWERYHNAHFKSLMDKFCPDWRERKKIVNTPLGD, encoded by the coding sequence ATGGGAAACCCCGTCATATCTCTGGCGCTCGCGGGAATCCCCGTCGAGCTTGAACGAAAGTCCATCAAGAACATCTATTTGCGCGTCGTGCCGCCCGCAGGCACGGTGCGCCTGAGCGCACCGAAGCGAGCGACGCTCGAAGAGCTCGCACGCTTCGTCGCCAAGCATATGGCATGGATCGAGGAAAAGCAGGCGAAGATCGCCGCGAAACCTCTGCCAAGCGCTCGCCGCTTTCTAAGCGGCGAGCGCTTCTTTGTCTGGGGCGAGCCCCTTTGGCTCACCGTGAAGTTCGGACGTGGCTGCAACATCGTCCTGCGAGACGGCAGCCGACTCATCCTGAGCCTCAAGGCGCAGGAGGCCGAGAGCAGCCCCGCCGAGCGTGAAGCTCTGCTGAACGAATGGTATCGCCGCGAACTCGCGCGAGCCGTGCCGCCGCTCTTGGCGCGAGCTGAGACGATCGTCGGCAAGAGCGCCGCCGAATGGCGCATCAAGAACATGAAGACGAAGTGGGGCACCTGCAACATCCGTGCGCGCCGCATCTGGTTGAATCTGCAGCTCGCCAAATATCCGTCCGCCTGCCTAGAATACGTCATCATCCACGAGCTTACGCATCTCTGGGAGCGCTACCACAACGCGCATTTCAAGAGCCTCATGGACAAGTTCTGCCCCGACTGGCGCGAGCGCAAGAAGATCGTCAACACGCCGCTTGGGGATTGA